A stretch of Mycobacterium sp. ITM-2016-00316 DNA encodes these proteins:
- a CDS encoding LamB/YcsF family protein, translated as MTSHTVDLNADLGEGFGVWSLGDDDAMLDIVTSANVACGFHAGDPAGLLRVCRAAAARDVRIGAQVGYRDLAGFGRRFIDVDPPDLTADLIYQIGALSALARAAGIAVSYVKPHGALYNTIVTHETQARAVAEAVYAVDPELPVLGLSGSAFFAAAQKLGVRTVSEVFADRAYLPDGQLVSRRDHGAVLHDADEIADRVLTMVTEGRVTAVDHTNIPVNAESVCVHGDSPGAVQIAAAVRARLTEHGITPAPFR; from the coding sequence GTGACCTCGCACACCGTCGATCTGAACGCCGATCTCGGAGAGGGTTTCGGCGTCTGGAGCCTCGGCGACGACGACGCGATGCTGGACATCGTGACATCGGCCAACGTGGCCTGCGGGTTCCACGCCGGAGACCCTGCCGGGCTACTGCGCGTGTGCCGCGCCGCCGCGGCACGCGATGTGCGGATCGGCGCCCAGGTGGGTTACCGCGATCTGGCCGGCTTCGGCCGGCGGTTCATCGACGTGGATCCGCCGGACCTCACCGCCGACCTGATCTATCAGATCGGTGCCTTGTCGGCATTGGCACGGGCCGCCGGTATCGCGGTGTCCTATGTGAAACCACATGGTGCCCTGTACAACACGATCGTCACTCATGAAACACAGGCCCGGGCGGTCGCCGAGGCGGTTTACGCCGTGGATCCGGAGTTACCCGTGCTGGGACTCAGCGGTTCGGCATTCTTCGCCGCCGCCCAGAAACTCGGCGTGCGGACGGTTTCCGAAGTATTCGCCGACCGGGCCTATCTTCCCGACGGACAGCTGGTGTCCCGCCGCGATCACGGCGCCGTATTGCACGACGCCGACGAAATCGCCGATCGGGTGCTGACGATGGTGACCGAGGGCCGGGTCACCGCCGTCGATCACACGAACATCCCGGTCAACGCCGAATCGGTGTGCGTGCACGGGGATTCACCCGGGGCGGTACAGATTGCCGCCGCAGTCCGGGCACGGCTCACCGAGCACGGGATCACGCCCGCTCCGTTCCGCTAG
- the rpmB gene encoding 50S ribosomal protein L28, producing the protein MSAHCQVTGRAPGFGNRVSHSNRRTRRRWNPNIQIKTYHLPSEDRRIRLRVSTKGMKVIDRDGIEAVVGRLRREGQKI; encoded by the coding sequence ATGTCTGCGCACTGCCAGGTCACCGGGCGCGCACCGGGTTTCGGTAACCGGGTGTCGCATTCCAACCGTCGTACCCGTCGCCGCTGGAATCCCAATATCCAGATCAAGACCTACCATCTGCCCTCGGAGGACCGTCGTATCCGGCTGCGGGTCAGCACCAAAGGGATGAAGGTCATCGACCGCGACGGGATCGAGGCCGTGGTGGGGCGGCTGCGCCGGGAAGGGCAGAAGATCTGA
- a CDS encoding permease, with protein MVTVTAGTHATRRIGSMPVLVATIIGLALIGTTAREFVAGNPEIATAATVFCGIFVQALPFLALGVLVSGAVATFVTPDRLARWLPRRPAAAILAAGVGGAALPGCECGSVPIARRLFGNGTVGAAALTFMLAAPAINPVVLIATAVAFPGEPLMVLARCMASLLTALTMGALWARFGQPGWITRSLPFPAHQSDSRFTTFTEAARHDFLQASSFLVLGAAAAAALHILVPPWMFEHLAGQLALGILVMAALAVVLALCSEADAFVAASLSMLPLVPRLVFLVVGPAIDIKLFAMQAGMFGRAFAIRFAPVTFVVATALGTGVGLLILGAR; from the coding sequence ATGGTCACGGTGACGGCCGGGACACATGCGACCCGCCGCATCGGTTCGATGCCAGTCCTGGTGGCCACCATCATCGGGCTCGCCCTGATCGGCACGACAGCGCGCGAATTCGTGGCGGGCAACCCCGAGATCGCCACGGCCGCAACGGTGTTCTGCGGAATCTTCGTGCAGGCACTGCCCTTCCTCGCGCTGGGCGTTCTGGTCAGCGGCGCGGTCGCCACCTTCGTGACACCGGATCGCTTGGCGCGCTGGCTTCCTCGACGTCCGGCTGCCGCGATACTGGCCGCCGGTGTCGGCGGCGCCGCATTGCCCGGCTGCGAGTGCGGCTCGGTGCCCATCGCACGCAGACTGTTCGGCAACGGGACGGTCGGGGCGGCCGCGCTGACGTTCATGCTCGCCGCGCCCGCCATCAACCCCGTGGTGCTGATCGCCACGGCGGTGGCGTTTCCGGGTGAACCGTTGATGGTGCTGGCACGATGCATGGCCTCGTTGTTGACAGCCTTGACCATGGGCGCATTGTGGGCGAGGTTCGGTCAACCCGGATGGATTACGCGTAGCTTGCCTTTCCCTGCGCACCAATCGGATTCCCGCTTCACCACCTTCACCGAGGCGGCCCGGCACGATTTCCTGCAGGCGTCGTCCTTCCTGGTGCTGGGCGCTGCCGCCGCAGCGGCGCTGCACATCCTGGTCCCACCGTGGATGTTCGAGCATCTGGCGGGCCAGCTCGCCCTGGGCATCCTGGTGATGGCCGCGCTCGCCGTCGTGCTGGCGCTGTGCTCGGAGGCCGACGCCTTCGTCGCCGCCAGCCTGTCCATGTTGCCGCTGGTGCCGCGCCTGGTGTTCCTGGTGGTCGGGCCCGCCATCGACATCAAGCTCTTCGCGATGCAGGCCGGAATGTTCGGGCGCGCGTTCGCCATCCGGTTCGCACCGGTCACCTTCGTGGTGGCCACCGCGCTGGGCACCGGCGTCGGCCTGCTGATTCTGGGTGCGCGATGA
- the rpmG gene encoding 50S ribosomal protein L33, producing the protein MAKSNDIRPIVKLKSTAGTGYTYVTRKNRRNDPDRLVLKKYDPVLRKHVDFKEER; encoded by the coding sequence ATGGCCAAGAGCAACGACATCCGGCCCATCGTCAAGCTGAAAAGCACCGCAGGAACCGGGTATACGTACGTCACGCGGAAGAACCGGCGCAACGATCCGGACCGGTTGGTGTTGAAGAAATACGACCCGGTGCTGCGCAAGCACGTCGATTTCAAGGAAGAACGCTGA
- a CDS encoding DUF1490 family protein → MVLHVFLAKAASTVVTGVVGAAAYQGVKKVVAKAPVREASVTATSWALRGVRKAEEGAESARLTVADVVAEARERIGEEVPPPAVADTAHDHDH, encoded by the coding sequence ATGGTCTTGCATGTATTTCTGGCGAAGGCGGCATCCACGGTGGTGACCGGAGTGGTCGGCGCCGCGGCTTACCAAGGGGTCAAAAAGGTGGTCGCCAAGGCGCCGGTTCGGGAGGCCTCCGTGACCGCGACCTCATGGGCGTTGCGCGGGGTGCGCAAGGCCGAGGAGGGTGCCGAGTCGGCCCGGCTCACGGTCGCCGATGTGGTCGCCGAGGCCCGGGAGCGCATCGGCGAGGAAGTCCCGCCGCCGGCCGTCGCCGACACCGCGCACGATCACGATCACTGA
- the rpsR gene encoding 30S ribosomal protein S18: MAPRAPKKRRPAPEEIKRPRQNKLKALGITEVNYKDISVLRTFISDRGKIRSRRVTGLTPQQQRQVAIAIKNAREMALLPYGGP; this comes from the coding sequence ATGGCACCCCGCGCACCGAAGAAACGCAGGCCCGCGCCCGAAGAGATCAAACGGCCACGTCAGAACAAGCTCAAGGCGCTCGGTATCACCGAGGTCAACTACAAGGACATCTCGGTTCTGCGAACGTTCATCTCCGACCGGGGCAAGATCAGGTCCCGTCGGGTCACCGGGCTCACCCCGCAACAGCAGCGGCAGGTCGCGATCGCGATCAAGAACGCCAGGGAAATGGCGTTGCTGCCCTACGGCGGGCCCTAG
- a CDS encoding MFS transporter encodes MVAFDPATTPTQRWAYPLVLVLSGVALGVSGLPAPLYGIYEANWHLSPLATTIVFAVYALAALAAVLVSGKISDVVGRKPVLIGALAALLIGLGVFLIADSMAMLLLARTIHGAAVGSIVVAGAAALLDLRPDRGVRTGQLSGVSFNIGMTVAIIGSALLAQYAPHPLRTPYAVVAVICLLISVGLLALNEPHTARTPGPIRLAKPAVPEEIRADFWFSALGAMASWSVLGVLLSLYPSLAAQQTHIDNLVFGGAVVATTAFAAAMAQLGATRLPARYSAIIGDIGMAVSLLLTIPVLLTHRWELVFVAAVLLGATFGLGFGGSLRHLSDVVPPTRRGETMSAFYLLAYSAMAVPTLIAGWAATRWDLASVFPWFAGAVAAACLGAAAAGLRSTRAAGGL; translated from the coding sequence ATGGTGGCATTCGACCCTGCGACCACCCCGACGCAGCGCTGGGCATACCCGTTGGTGTTGGTGCTGAGCGGTGTCGCCCTGGGCGTCTCCGGGTTGCCCGCCCCGCTGTACGGCATCTATGAGGCGAACTGGCATCTCTCTCCGTTGGCCACGACCATCGTCTTCGCGGTGTACGCGCTGGCGGCCCTGGCGGCCGTGTTGGTGTCGGGGAAAATTTCCGATGTCGTCGGCCGGAAACCGGTTCTGATCGGGGCGCTGGCGGCCTTGTTGATCGGCCTCGGGGTCTTCCTGATCGCCGACAGCATGGCGATGCTGCTGCTGGCCCGCACCATCCACGGCGCGGCGGTCGGCTCCATCGTCGTCGCCGGCGCGGCGGCACTGCTCGATCTGCGCCCGGACCGCGGGGTGCGCACCGGCCAACTCAGTGGTGTCAGCTTCAACATCGGGATGACGGTCGCCATCATCGGCTCGGCACTGCTGGCCCAGTACGCGCCGCATCCGCTGCGCACGCCGTACGCCGTCGTCGCGGTGATCTGCCTGCTGATCAGCGTCGGCCTGCTGGCCCTCAACGAGCCACACACCGCGCGCACGCCCGGCCCCATTCGGCTGGCCAAACCGGCCGTGCCGGAAGAGATCCGCGCCGATTTCTGGTTCTCGGCACTGGGCGCCATGGCCTCCTGGTCGGTGCTCGGGGTGCTGCTGTCGCTGTACCCGTCGCTGGCCGCGCAGCAGACCCATATCGACAACCTGGTCTTCGGAGGCGCGGTGGTCGCCACCACCGCGTTCGCAGCCGCCATGGCCCAGCTCGGCGCCACCCGGCTGCCCGCCAGATACTCGGCGATCATCGGCGATATCGGGATGGCCGTGTCCCTGCTGCTGACCATTCCGGTCCTGCTGACCCACCGCTGGGAACTGGTGTTCGTGGCCGCGGTGCTTCTCGGCGCGACGTTCGGACTGGGATTCGGCGGCTCATTGCGCCACCTGTCCGACGTGGTGCCCCCGACGCGGCGCGGTGAGACGATGTCGGCGTTCTACCTGCTGGCCTACAGCGCCATGGCCGTCCCGACCCTGATCGCCGGCTGGGCCGCCACCCGGTGGGATCTGGCATCGGTGTTCCCCTGGTTCGCCGGTGCCGTCGCCGCGGCCTGCCTCGGCGCGGCCGCGGCGGGGCTGCGCAGCACCAGGGCCGCCGGGGGTCTCTAG
- a CDS encoding helix-turn-helix transcriptional regulator codes for MADNALVTEYPVHPVGSVQKVLAAIHDPVRLEMVRRLHNAQAPLQCVVLYDGINKSTAAHHFKILREAGITERLMIDGLTYQKLRRDAVESALPGLLASVVGGANRDAEPQ; via the coding sequence ATGGCGGACAACGCGCTGGTCACCGAGTATCCGGTGCACCCGGTCGGTTCCGTGCAGAAGGTGCTGGCGGCGATCCATGATCCCGTGCGGTTGGAGATGGTGCGCCGGCTGCACAACGCGCAGGCACCACTGCAGTGTGTGGTGCTCTACGACGGCATCAACAAATCCACGGCCGCCCATCATTTCAAGATCCTGCGCGAGGCCGGTATCACCGAACGTCTGATGATCGACGGGCTGACCTATCAGAAGCTGCGCCGCGACGCGGTGGAGTCGGCCCTGCCCGGGTTGTTGGCCAGCGTCGTCGGCGGCGCCAACCGGGATGCCGAGCCTCAGTAG
- a CDS encoding cation-translocating P-type ATPase: MVALTVLSDAAGRIRLDAPWFRNDSPRAVAIEDAVEQVPGVRAVHAYPRTGSIVVWYSPKRCDKDAVFAAIDAAAHVARDLVPVRLPRSADVTNADVLRMAVGGTALVLLGVRRYVFARPPLLGPTSRLAATGVTVFTGYPFLRGALRTLRGGRSAGTDVLVSAATIASLVLRENVVALTVLWLLNIGEYLQDLTLRRTRRAIAKLLQGNQDTAWVRLPDGTEVEIATAELRIGDEVVVHDQVALPVDGVIVDGEAIVDQSAITGENLPVAVAAEVRVFAGSVVVRGRLVVRADAVGSETTIGRIISRVEEAQQHRAPIQTVGESFSRRFVPASFLLSALTLVLTRDVRRAMTMLLVACPCAVGLSTPTAISAAIGNGARRGILIKGGSHLEEAGRVDAVVFDKTGTLTVGRPVVTNLVAFHKDWEPEQVLAYAASSEIHSRHPLAEAVIRSTQERHIEIPPHEECEVLVGLGMRTRADGRTLLLGSPSLLRQEKVRVTKKATEWVDTLRKQSETPLLLAVDGKLIGLISLRDEIRPEAAEVLDRLRASGVRRIVMLTGDHPDTAAVVADQLGITEWQAEVLPEDKLAVVRGLRDEGHIVAMVGDGVNDAPALAEADIGIAMGLGGTDVAVETADVALASDDLRRLLDVRDLGGRAVEVIRQNYAMSIAVNALGLLIGAGGALSPVLAAVLHNASSVAVVANSSRLIRYELTSGTERA, translated from the coding sequence GTGGTCGCCCTGACCGTCCTGTCGGACGCGGCGGGCCGAATTCGGCTGGACGCGCCCTGGTTCCGCAACGACTCGCCGCGGGCAGTGGCCATCGAGGATGCGGTGGAGCAGGTGCCGGGCGTACGCGCGGTGCACGCCTATCCCCGCACCGGGTCGATCGTCGTCTGGTACTCACCCAAACGCTGCGACAAGGACGCCGTGTTCGCGGCCATCGACGCAGCCGCACATGTCGCCCGGGACCTTGTTCCGGTCCGGCTGCCGCGTTCGGCCGACGTGACCAATGCCGATGTGCTGCGCATGGCGGTCGGTGGCACCGCCCTGGTCCTGCTGGGGGTGCGGCGGTACGTGTTCGCCCGTCCGCCGCTGCTGGGCCCGACCAGCCGGTTGGCAGCCACCGGCGTCACCGTCTTCACCGGCTATCCGTTCCTGCGTGGCGCACTGCGGACCCTGCGCGGCGGCCGGTCCGCAGGCACCGATGTCCTGGTCAGCGCTGCGACGATCGCCAGCCTGGTACTCCGGGAGAACGTGGTCGCGCTGACAGTGCTGTGGCTGTTGAACATCGGCGAGTATCTGCAGGATCTGACGCTGCGGCGGACCCGGCGGGCGATCGCCAAGTTGTTGCAGGGCAATCAGGACACCGCCTGGGTGCGGTTGCCCGACGGGACCGAGGTCGAGATCGCCACCGCCGAGTTGCGGATCGGCGATGAGGTGGTGGTGCACGATCAGGTGGCGCTACCCGTGGACGGGGTGATTGTCGACGGAGAGGCCATCGTCGACCAGTCGGCGATCACCGGTGAGAATCTGCCGGTGGCCGTCGCCGCCGAAGTCCGGGTGTTCGCGGGCTCGGTGGTGGTGCGCGGTCGCCTGGTGGTGCGCGCCGATGCGGTCGGTAGCGAGACCACGATCGGTCGGATCATCTCCCGGGTCGAGGAGGCCCAGCAACACCGCGCACCCATCCAGACGGTGGGAGAGAGTTTCTCCCGGCGCTTCGTGCCCGCCTCGTTCCTGCTGTCGGCACTCACGCTGGTGCTCACCCGGGATGTGCGCCGGGCGATGACGATGCTGCTGGTCGCCTGCCCCTGCGCGGTGGGCCTGTCCACGCCGACGGCGATCAGCGCCGCGATCGGCAACGGTGCCCGGCGCGGCATCCTGATCAAGGGCGGATCACACCTGGAAGAGGCCGGCCGGGTCGACGCGGTGGTGTTCGACAAGACCGGCACCCTGACGGTCGGTCGCCCGGTCGTCACCAATCTCGTTGCCTTCCATAAGGACTGGGAACCCGAACAGGTCCTCGCCTATGCCGCGAGTTCGGAGATCCACTCCCGGCACCCGCTGGCCGAGGCAGTGATCCGTTCCACCCAGGAACGACATATCGAGATCCCGCCGCACGAGGAGTGCGAGGTGCTGGTCGGTCTCGGTATGCGAACCAGGGCCGACGGCCGGACTCTGCTGCTGGGTAGTCCGTCGCTGCTGCGGCAGGAAAAGGTCCGGGTCACCAAGAAGGCCACCGAGTGGGTGGATACTCTGCGTAAGCAGTCCGAGACACCGCTGCTGCTGGCCGTGGACGGCAAGCTCATCGGCTTGATCAGCCTGCGTGACGAGATCCGCCCGGAGGCCGCCGAAGTGCTGGACCGGTTGCGCGCCAGCGGTGTTCGCCGCATCGTCATGCTCACCGGTGATCATCCCGACACCGCCGCGGTGGTCGCCGATCAACTCGGTATCACCGAGTGGCAGGCCGAGGTGCTGCCCGAGGACAAGCTCGCCGTCGTGCGGGGACTGCGTGATGAGGGGCATATCGTGGCCATGGTCGGTGACGGCGTCAACGACGCGCCTGCGCTCGCCGAGGCCGATATCGGCATCGCCATGGGACTGGGCGGCACCGATGTCGCGGTGGAGACCGCCGACGTGGCGCTGGCCAGTGATGATCTGCGCCGGCTGCTCGATGTCCGCGATCTGGGCGGGCGCGCCGTCGAGGTGATCCGGCAGAACTACGCCATGTCCATCGCCGTCAATGCGCTCGGTCTGCTGATCGGCGCCGGCGGCGCGCTGTCTCCGGTGTTGGCCGCGGTGCTGCACAACGCCTCTTCGGTCGCTGTGGTGGCCAACAGTTCCCGGCTCATCCGCTACGAGCTGACTAGCGGAACGGAGCGGGCGTGA
- the aztA gene encoding zinc ABC transporter ATP-binding protein AztA, whose translation MTPVTAPIDVAGLDFSYAGAPVFRGLDLSIPAGMVTAVIGPNGCGKSTLLGLLAGVQEPDAGSIRTGTDNVAFAVQRSRVTDSFPVTVSEAVMMGRWRHLGLLRRPKAADRAVVEHWLATLGIAELRHRTLGELSGGQRQRVLLAQAFVQQAPLLLLDEPTTGLDAAAAAQLIAHLRRLADDGTTVIAATHDAALIQAADGRLDLAGQGGALG comes from the coding sequence GTGACCCCGGTCACCGCCCCCATCGACGTCGCCGGCCTGGACTTCAGCTACGCCGGCGCGCCGGTCTTCCGTGGGCTCGACCTGTCCATCCCGGCGGGGATGGTGACCGCCGTCATCGGGCCCAACGGCTGCGGCAAGTCGACATTGCTCGGGCTCCTGGCGGGCGTCCAGGAACCCGACGCGGGCAGCATCCGCACCGGCACGGACAACGTCGCGTTCGCCGTGCAGCGCAGTCGGGTGACCGACTCGTTTCCGGTGACGGTGTCCGAGGCCGTGATGATGGGCCGGTGGCGGCATCTCGGACTGCTGCGCCGGCCCAAGGCTGCAGACCGGGCGGTCGTCGAGCACTGGCTGGCGACACTGGGTATCGCCGAACTGCGGCACCGCACCCTCGGCGAACTGTCCGGAGGGCAGCGGCAACGTGTGCTGCTGGCACAGGCTTTCGTCCAACAGGCACCGCTGCTCCTGCTCGATGAACCCACCACCGGATTGGATGCCGCCGCGGCGGCACAGCTGATCGCGCACCTGCGACGCCTCGCCGACGACGGCACCACCGTCATCGCGGCCACCCACGACGCCGCCCTCATACAGGCCGCCGACGGCCGACTGGACCTGGCCGGGCAAGGCGGCGCACTAGGCTGA
- a CDS encoding TIGR03943 family putative permease subunit: MSRETENALLLLVGLSTAIIAFSGAFTRYVKPALLPWLWASAVVLIALALIAIVGDIRHGPRDREHAGHEHRSGVTWLLVIPVALLAFVVPPALGPQSARPAVSASAAERRPFPELPAGRAPELSLPEVLIRLAQDSAGTMNDRLLTVTGFTIRDGARTYLGRVVILCCAADAQLARIGLAGPGAATAAALPDGTWVRVEGRASAGELRAETVVQIPEPANTYSY; this comes from the coding sequence ATGAGCCGCGAGACCGAGAACGCCCTGCTGCTGCTCGTCGGGCTGAGCACGGCCATCATCGCGTTCAGCGGCGCGTTCACCCGCTATGTGAAACCCGCTCTGCTGCCGTGGTTATGGGCGTCGGCGGTGGTACTGATCGCACTGGCCCTGATCGCCATCGTCGGCGATATCCGGCACGGACCACGCGACCGTGAGCACGCCGGTCACGAGCACCGGTCCGGCGTGACGTGGCTGCTGGTCATTCCGGTTGCGTTGCTGGCCTTCGTGGTTCCGCCGGCACTGGGGCCACAATCGGCCCGGCCCGCCGTGAGCGCCTCCGCCGCGGAACGCCGACCGTTTCCGGAGCTGCCTGCCGGCCGCGCCCCCGAACTGTCGCTGCCCGAGGTGCTCATCCGCCTCGCCCAGGACTCCGCGGGCACCATGAACGACCGGCTGCTCACCGTCACCGGGTTCACCATCCGCGACGGTGCCCGCACCTACCTCGGCCGGGTGGTCATCCTGTGCTGCGCGGCGGACGCACAGCTCGCGCGGATCGGTCTCGCAGGACCGGGGGCCGCGACGGCGGCAGCCCTGCCCGATGGGACGTGGGTGCGTGTGGAGGGCCGCGCCTCGGCAGGCGAGTTGCGCGCCGAGACCGTGGTCCAGATCCCGGAACCGGCGAATACGTACAGCTACTGA
- the bluB gene encoding 5,6-dimethylbenzimidazole synthase, with protein sequence MRRFVAGAAVDEDILARLLNAAHAAPSVGLMQPWHFVRITDADLRHAMHDLVDQERKLTAEALGPRAEEFLELKVEGILECAELLVVALRDDRQRHVFGRRTMPQMDLASVSCAIQNMWLAARAEGLGMGWVSIFEPARLAELLGMPPGADPVAILCLGPVPDFPDRPALEIDQWTVGRPLSEFVSENGWSTASSRVDG encoded by the coding sequence ATGCGCCGCTTCGTTGCCGGCGCCGCGGTCGACGAAGACATCCTGGCCCGGCTGCTGAACGCCGCACACGCCGCACCGAGTGTCGGTCTGATGCAGCCGTGGCACTTCGTCCGGATCACCGATGCCGACCTGCGCCACGCGATGCACGACCTCGTCGATCAGGAACGCAAGCTGACCGCCGAGGCTCTGGGCCCGCGCGCCGAGGAGTTCCTGGAACTGAAGGTCGAGGGCATCCTGGAATGCGCCGAATTATTGGTGGTCGCGCTGCGTGACGATCGGCAGCGCCATGTCTTCGGGCGCCGCACGATGCCGCAGATGGATCTGGCCTCGGTCTCGTGCGCGATCCAGAACATGTGGCTGGCCGCTCGCGCGGAAGGTCTCGGCATGGGCTGGGTGTCGATCTTCGAACCGGCCCGGTTGGCCGAACTGCTGGGCATGCCGCCGGGCGCCGATCCGGTGGCCATCCTCTGCCTGGGTCCGGTCCCGGATTTCCCGGATCGGCCCGCCCTGGAGATCGACCAGTGGACTGTCGGCCGGCCGCTGTCCGAATTCGTCTCGGAGAACGGCTGGTCCACAGCGTCTTCCAGAGTCGACGGCTAG
- the rpsN gene encoding 30S ribosomal protein S14, translated as MAKKSKIVANERRRETVARYAQRRAELKELIRKPDTDAAQRVAAQAELQRMPRDASPVRVRNRDAVDGRPRGHLRKFGLSRVRTRELAHRGELPGIRKASW; from the coding sequence ATGGCAAAGAAGTCCAAGATCGTCGCGAACGAGCGACGCCGCGAGACGGTGGCGCGCTACGCGCAGCGTCGTGCCGAACTGAAAGAACTGATCCGCAAGCCGGATACCGATGCGGCGCAACGCGTTGCCGCGCAGGCCGAGCTGCAGCGGATGCCGCGCGATGCCAGCCCGGTCCGGGTGCGCAACCGCGATGCGGTCGATGGGAGGCCGCGCGGCCACCTGCGCAAGTTCGGGCTGTCGCGGGTACGCACGCGCGAGCTGGCGCACCGCGGTGAGCTGCCCGGCATCCGGAAAGCGAGCTGGTGA